The Solanum pennellii chromosome 4, SPENNV200 genomic interval GAAAAGCTCGGAGAAAAGGAGCTAGTTCTTCGGCGAATCCTGTTCAAGGAGGAGTTTCAAAGGCTCCGGCAGCTGATACTGCAGGTTACATCAGGTCCCATAGTCCATTTTGTTATTGTTAGTAAAACAACCATTCTAATGAACCTAAAAATGGTTCTGCTGCTGTAGAAGAAGCTGGTGATGAAGAAGCAGCTGCTGCTGATGATACTGATCCACCTCCTCAACCAGCAGCTCAATTGTCTACTCAAGCTCGTAATACTGTTATAGAAGGTTACAACAGGTCCTATAGTCCATTGTGTTATTGTGAGGAAAACAATTATTGTAATGAACCTAACAATGCAGGTTCTGCTGTAGAAGAAGCTATTGTAGAAGAAGCTGATGAAGCTCCTGAAGAAGAAGTTGATGTTGCTGATGATACTGATCCACGTCCACCACCACCTCCTCCACCAGCAGCTCAATTGTCTACTCAAGCTCGTAATACTTTTACAGCAGGTCCCCTAGACCAATTGTGTTATTGTTAGGAAAACAATTATTGTAATGAACCTAACAATGCAGGTTTTGCTGTAGAAGAAGCTATTGTAGAAGAAGTTGATGAAGCTGCTGATGAAGAAGCAGTTGCTGTTGATGATACTGATCCACGTCCACCACCACCTCCTCCGCCAGCAGCTCAATTGTCTGCTCAAGCTCCTAATGCTGTTACCACTCAATTGTCTGCTCAAGCTCGTAATACTCTTACAGCAGGTCCCATAGTCCCATTGTAGTATTGTTAGGAAACAATTATTGTAATGAACCTAACAATGCAGCTGTAGAAAAAGCTATTGTAGAGGAAGCTGATGAAGCTGCTGATGAAGAAGCAGTTGCTGTTGATGATACTGATCCACGTCCACCACCCCCTCCTCCACCAGCAGCTCAATTGTCTGCTCAAGCTCGTAATACTCTTACAGCAGGTCCCATAGTCCCATTGTAGTATTGTTAGGAAACAATTATTGTAATGAACCTAACAATGCAGCTGTAGAAAAAGCTATTGTAGAGGAAGCTGATGAAGCTGCTGATGAAGAAGCAGTTGCTGTTGATGATACTGATCCACGTCCACCACCCCCTCCTCCACCAGCAGCTCAATTGTCTGCTCAAGCTCGTAATACTCTTACAGCAGGTCCCATAGTCCCATTGTAGTATTGTTAGGAAACAATTATTGTAATGAACCTAACAATGCAGCTGTAGAAAAAGCTATTGTAGAGGAAGCTGATGAAGCTGCTGATGAAGAAGCAGTTGCTGTTGATGATACTGATCCACGTCCACCACCCCCTCCTCCACCAGCAGCTCAATTGTCTGCTCAAGCTCGTAATACTCTTACAGCAGGTCCCATAGTCCCATTGTAGTATTGTTAGGAAACAATTATTGTAATGAACCTAACAATGCAGCTGTAGAAAAAGCTATTGTAGAGGAAGCTGATGAAGCTGCTGATGAAGAAGCAGTTGCTGTTGATGATACTGATCCACGTCCACCACCCCCTCCTCCACCAGCAGCTCAATTGTCTGCTCAAGCTCGTAATACTCTTACAGCAGGTCCCATAGTCCCATTGTAGTATTGTTAGGAAACAATTATTGTAATGAACCTAACAATGCAGCTGTAGAAAAAGCTATTGTAGAGGAAGCTGATGAAGCTGCTGATGAAGAAGCAGTTGCTGTTGATGATACTGATCCACGTCCACCACCCCCTCCTCCACCAGCAGCTCAATTGTCTGCTCAAGCTCGTAATACTCTTACAGCAGGTCCCATAGTCCCATTGTAGTATTGTTAGGAAACAATTATTGTAATGAACCTAACAATGCAGCTGTAGAAAAAGCTATTGTAGAGGAAGCTGATGAAGCTGCTGATGAAGAAGCAGTTGCTGTTGATGATACTGATCCACGTCCACCACCCCCTCCTCCACCAGCAGCTCAATTGTCTGCTCAAGCTCGTAATACTCTTACAGCAGGTCCCATAGTCCCATTGTAGTATTGTTAGGAAACAATTATTGTAATGAACCTAACAATGCAGCTGTAGAAAAAGCTATTGTAGAGGAAGCTGATGAAGCTGCTGATGAAGAAGCAGTTGCTGTTGATGATACTGATCCACGTCCACCACCCCCTCCTCCACCAGCAGCTCAATTGTCTGCTCAAGCTCGTAATACTCTTACAGCAGGTCCCATAGTCCCATTGTAGTATTGTTAGGAAACAATTATTGTAATGAACCTAACAATGCAGCTGTAGAAAAAGCTATTGTAGAGGAAGCTGATGAAGCTGCTGATGAAGAAGCAGTTGCTGTTGATGATACTGATCCACGTCCACCACCCCCTCCTCCACCAGCAGCTCAATTGTCTGCTCAAGCTCGTAATACTCTTACAGCAGGTCCCATAGTCCCATTGTAGTATTGTTAGGAAACAATTATTGTAATGAACCTAACAATGCAGCTGTAGAAAAAGCTATTGTAGAGGAAGCTGATGAAGCTGCTGATGAAGAAGCAGTTGCTGTTGATGATACTGATCCACGTCCACCACCACCTCCTCCGCCAGCAGCTCAATTGTCTGCTCAAGCTCCTAATGCTGTTACCACTCAATTGTCTGCTCAAGCTCGTAATACTGTTACAGCAGGTCCCATAGTCCCATTGTAGTATTGTTAGGAAACAATTATTGTAATGAACCTAACAATGCAGCTGTAGAAAAAGCTATTGTAGAGGAAGCTGATGAAGCTGCTGATGAAGAagctgatgatgatgatgatgatactGATCCACGTCCACCACCACCTCCTCCACCAGCAGCTCAATTGTCTGCTCAAGCTCCTAATGCTGTTACAACTCAATTGTCTTCTCAAGCTCGTAATACTGTTACAACATGTCCCATAGTCCCATTGTGTTATTGTTAGGAAAACAATTATTATAATGAACCTAACAATGCAGGTTCTGCTGTAGAAGAAGCTATTCTAGAAAAAGCTGATGAAGCTGCTGATGAAGAAGTTGATGAAGAAGCTGCTGATGATGATGATACTGATCCACGTCCACCACCACCTCCTCCACCAGCAACTCAATTGTCTGCTCAAGTTCCTAATGCTGTTACAGCTCAATTGTCTGCTCAAGCTCGTAATACTGTTACAGCAGGTTCCATAGTCCCATTGTGTTATTGTTAGGAAAACAATTATTATAATGAACCTAACAATGCAGGTTCTGCTGTAGAAGAAGCTATTGTAGAAGAAGCTGATGAAGGTGCTGATGAAGAAGATGCTGCTGATGATGATACTGATCCACGTCCACCACCACCTCCTCCACCAGCAGCTCAATTGTCTGCTCAAGCTCCTAATGCTGTTACAACTCAATTGTCTGCTCAAGCTCGTAATACTGTTACAGCAGGTTCCATAGTCCCATTGTGTTATTGTTAGGAAAACAATTATTATAATGAACCTAACAATGCAGGTTCTGCTGTAGAAGAAGCTATTGTAGAAGAAGCTGATGAAGGTGCTGATGAAGAAGATGCTGCTGATGATGATACTGATCCACGTCCACCACCACCTCCTCCACCAGCAGCTCAATTGTCTGCTCAAGCTCCTAATGCTGTTACAGCTCAATTGTCTGCTCAAGCTCGTAATACTGTTACAGCAGGTTCCATAGTCCCATTGTATTATTGTTAGGAAAACAATTATTGTAACGAACCTAACAATGCAGGTTCTGCTGTAGAAGAAGCTATTGTAGAAGAAGCTGCTGATGAAGAAGCTGCTGATGATGATAATACTGATCCACGTCCACCACCTCCTCCACCAGCAGCTCAATTGTCTGCTCAAGCTCCTAATGTTGTTACAGCTCAATTGTCTGCTCAAGCTCGTAATACTGTTACAGCAGGGTCCATAGTCCCATTGTGTTATTGTTAGGAAAACAATTATTGTAATGAACCTAACAATGCAGGTTCTGCTGTAGAAGAAGCTATTGTAGAAGAGGCTGATGAAGGTGCTGATGAAGAAGTTGCTGCTGATGATGATACTGATCCACGTCCACCACCACCTCCTCCACCAGCAGCTCAATTGTCTGCTCAAGCTCCTAATGCTGTTACAGCTCAATTGTCTGCTCAAGCTCGTAATACTGTTACAGCAGGTCCCATAGTCCCATTGTGTTATTGTTAGGAAAACAATTATTGTAATGAACCTAACAATGCAGGTTTTGCTGTAGAAGAAGCTATTGTAGAAGAAGCTGATGAAGCTGCTGCTGAAGAagctgatgatgatgataatactGATCCACATCCACCACCACCTCCTCCACCAGCAGCTCAATTGTCTGCTCAAGCTCCTAATGCTGTTACAGCTCAATTGTCTGCTCAAGCTCGTAATACTGTTACAGCAGGTCCCATAGTCCCATTGTGTTATTGTTAGGAAAACAATTATTGTAATGAACCTAACAATGCAGGTTTTGCTGTAGAAGAAGCTATTGTAGAAGAAGCTGATGAAGCTGCTGCTGAAGAagctgatgatgatgataatactGATCCACATCCACCACCACCTCCTTTACCAGCAGCTCAATTGTCTGCTCAAGCTCCTAATGCTGTTACAGCTCAATTGTCTGCTCAAGCTCGTAATACTGTTACAGCAGGTCCCATAGTCCCATTGTGTTATTGTTAGGAAAACAATTATTGTAATGAACCTAACAATGCAGGTTCTGCTGTAGAAGAAGCTATTGTAGAAGAAGCCGATGAAGCTTCTGATGAAGACGCTGATGATGTTGATAATACTGATCCACGTCCACCACCACCTCCTCCACCAGCAGCTCAATTGTCTGCTCAAGCTCCTAATGCTGTTACAGCTCAATTGTCTGCTCAAGCTCTTAATACTGTTACAGCAGGTTACAGCAGGTCCCCTAGTCCCATTGTGTTATTGTTAGGAAAGCTTCTAATGAACCTAACAATGCTTGTTCTGCTGTAGAAGAAGCTGTTGTAGAAGAAGTTGTTAATGATTTTACTGCTGATGATGATCCACGTCCACCACCTCCACCACCTGCTCTAGCTCAATCTCATGGGTCATCTGCTCAAGCTCTGGCGGTTGAAGGTACATGACTTAACCATTCtgttttcttcatcttctgCAGGAGGCTGAACACGTGTTCTtgctagtattattataagtaggAAGAACTCAAGTCAAAAGTTGAACTACAATTTTACcctcttataaattaaaattttataattagtttaattaaatagtaataacttttgaattttcttcGATTAATtcctatatatattattattattattattattttattattattattagtaaaaGTGAATAGCTTTTAACTTCCAAATGACACAAACACAACTAAATATGTTAAAACACGTATGAAGATTgaatcaaataaagaaaagattttgaaattaataattaaatactaCCATTTCTTATGATTTATAAGATATTACCGAATGCATAATTTAGAGTTTGCAATccaatttttttccttcattcAATATGAGAGAATGGAAGatgaagttttaaaatttaattcgtagaaattaaatgaaaagtATTGATCTTTGATCTTTCATCTTTGTTAATGTTTCTCATTTTATTACAATTATAAGTCTAttcaaatttttacttttaacatcttttcacttttagtatttagtataatatatatgatattgtttactatttaattagttagatatttaatttagcataaaggtaaaattataattcaaatttacaCTTAAAAGCATAATGAAACTTAGCATACCTAATTTGTACAAGTTACTTAAAAGCATAATTTAGCAAACCTAATTTGCACAAGTCAAacaagatgaaataaaaatttaacataagAAGCTATACTGCATAGTCCTTAAGAGAAGAGTATCAACAACAACTTGCTTCacttattgaaattttaatcttatttattaattattttgtttactcttatttattaattatttttatcacataaacaacaaagtcGATGTAAAACTTATGACTTTACTTTATCGTATAACTTTCTGAATACAATTTTTGAGCCATCATTCTTCGCACTACATACGTAAAAGCATATGAAACACTACtataaaaaatttctaattcataatttaatcCCACATCTTCTCTATTGAAGAAGCAGAATTACAAAAAAGAGAACTCATGACATATAATTCAAGAGATTAGCCTATTAAAAGACCAAAATAGTTGCAACTCAACAAAcctatttatcaaaatatacaaagcgcgaaaaataaatgattaatttatacaaaatgaaaaatgaagggatTTTCAGCAAGACAATTGCAAggaatattagtaaaaatgtaTAGGACACAATTATTATTACAATCCATCCTAAAAGAAGTATCATATAAAcccaaaaataattaacatatattaatacataaattatggTAGTACAACCAGCATATTTCTAATACCCAAATAAAGTTTCATACAATTATCAAAACCCAAAGAAGCATAATATTTTTTGCACCAAATTTCTCATACCTGGAACGACTTGCTAGGGAAAGGATCAATTCGGCATCAAAATAGACACTTATGAAAAGGTTTCCAAATCTAAAAGGATTACTGAGAAGTGAAGGAAAAGGGCAATTACATATGCTTgaagaaacaaatatataaaattgtctTATGATTGCTTTTCTAACATTGTTTTTTGTCAAGAAATTAGATGTTTGAGTGATTATTTTGATTGatcaatgtatatatttttctatgcaaatttaaaatcttttgtaaagaatatgaaaaagctATTACTACATGGAAGATGAAAGAgacaaaacattaaaattgaaataaataccGGAGATAACTAAGTAATTCAAACATCTAATAATTGTGGGAAGATGGAACAATTTCTACATTCAAATTCAACGTAGAAAATGAATGGTATtttgtttaaaagttttttattttttttttaaatttttaatgtagaacaaaattgttaataaaaatttgtaTGGGCATTTTCGTAATTCAATTTTGGACTTGAAGGCTTTCCACttgtaataatatatgatatgatgattcaAACAATACAACGATTACAAAACTCCGTAacctaagaaattataaactctaatttcttcTACCCCAAGACACAAAACTAATCCCTAGTTTCGTATCTTCTAATTCTCTTCAAGTTCTTCAACTTGTCAAGCAATTCCTACTCACACAACTTGGATTGTAAACAAGACTCTTAACCTTACAATTTTAACACTCAACTCGCAACACTCAAAAGTATTTATCAAAACTCTTTATCGTGTTTTGATTTTCTCTCTTTGTAAGTGCGCGATTTTTTCTGATGCAAATAACTCCCTACTTATAGGTCAAAACTTCTACAAGTCCTTGTATAATTCAACTTGTATTTGCCTTCTACAAATCCTTGTTGACTTCTACTTGGACTTCATTTCTACAAAATACTGCACATCAACAAATCTTTGTTGATCTCGACTTTGACAAATGCCTTGTTAATCTCGAAAACCTTGCTGCACTTTAACTTGGATAAACACAAATTTTCCTTAAGTAAATAAGAAGGCATACTTTCcttatttaaataagaaaacataattTCCTTTTCATCTTGGTTTAGTTAAAAACGTGTATTCCTTATGCAATCTTGAATTCGTTGAATTCTCTGGAAAGTGTTACTCTACCTGTTCGATACAACTTTGCCAACATTCAAAATAAGATTAACACTCCTGTTAcacaaaaatgaattaaatatggGTTGTTGAATTAGTTAGAAGCAATTAACAAATTTTATCCTTTTCCCATTTCTATAAACACATCTTATCATCCAGATTTAATTATCTATTGAATATACTACAAAGTTATTACTGAAATTCTATTTTTCCTCTTATATCTTTTCATCCAACATAGCTGAATAACTCGAGTATCTTCGCTACACTACTTTTCAGCTTCTAAAACCTCGGTTCTACTTGAGTCCCTACATTTTAGGTAACAACTCGATAGAAATCTCTTCCTTATCAGGTATTCCATGACATGAGATTTATCCTTCTTATCTAGCAAATACCCCTTCATTTATCTATGGTTCTATTCTTCGCCACAATAAGCATCTGATTTCAGCTTTAGGCAATTCACTCAAGGTGTTCAGGTAGTCCTATGTCTGACCAATTTTAATTCCTTGATATGTGATGGGAAAACTTTTTGCACTTGGAATATATAGACAAGATTATCAAACTACCTGTTATTTTCACCAATTTTATAGTCCTTAGTAGTCCCGTGAAATCTAAGCTTTTTGATGTTCTCACACCTTGGAATGATCTCTTTTTTACAACATCAACAGATATTGGAggacttcaaaacaaaattcaagACAATGGCAACTGAGATTTTTGCTTACTATGTTATTATCTAATATTCAAACCAAAAATTTGTTGAAGAACAACATCACGCCCCACTTTTATTTTAAGGACACCCTTAAAATAAAATCCCCAAGAattgatgaagttcaattgtcAAGATGGAAATCTAAAGGTCACCTATCTACATGGCAAAGAAAAGAATGGAACATGGTTTTGCTTCTTACCTGCAATTGTTCATTTAATGGTTTCAAATTATTGGTATTCAGAGGAGAAAGCAGGAAACTTATCATCTTTAATTTTCAAACTAGCTGCATCCACATATTTTAGGCCCCATATTAACTTGGCCAACAGGCATCGACACATGGCTTTGCCTTAGGTGGTTAGTGACAAAAACTTCAGCTccatttttgtataaataatcCCCCATTCATGATCCTTTATCATCATCAAGCACAAGCATAATCAATTTAGCCATCAAAGTTCCCTAAATTTCTCATTCAATTTCTTGTTTCCAGTCTTCAAAGGAAAAATGGCAATGCTCAGCgctaagaaactcatcaagaTGGCCAGGAAATGGCGGAAGTTTGCAGCCATACAGAGGAAAAGGATTTCATTTCCAAGAAATGGTAGTGATGCAGACAGTTGCAGTACATCTTCATCCTCTATAGTTGAAAAAGGATATTTTGTAGTATATACAGCTGATCAAGTTCGCTTTGTCATTCCATTGgtttaccttgaaaatgagaTCATTAGACAACTTTTCAACATGTCCGAAGAAGAATTTGGGCTACCGAGTGGTGGTCCTATTACATTACCCTGTGATTCATCCTTCATGCACTATATCATTTTGCTTATCAAGAAAGGCATAACTGCTGGAGATCTTCACAAAGCATTGCTCCTATCAATTCCTTCTTCTTGCTGTTCGACTTCTTCTTTGCACCAAGAAAGTGGAAACCAACGGCTTCTTGTTTGTTGAGTCATAATACATGCTAGCTGAATATAGTTTTTTAGATCGGCCATACACGGATAAACATTATTGTAAAGTGAATCATACAGATATActgaatattattttatcagaGAAAATTTACCATATCCACGGCTATCACTTGTTACGTTTGGTTATGAGAAGATTTAACAATCTAATCCTCGATTGGTACCTCTTACGTATTAACACCACTTTGTTTATGGCAAGCATTTCACTTACAGCAGTACCTTCTAGATTGAATAAGGTCTAAATGATCAATAAATCAACTATGCTCCTTTTATGAGTATGTGCATTAGTATGTTCTAATCAGGCTTTGCTGAAGTATCTGCATTAGGGTGTCAGGGATGAGAGACAACGACATCTGAAGTACCGTTGTGCTCTTCTTCTAAGTTAGCATCCAGTGTGAACATTTTGTGGTATTTTCAGAAGCAATTAGGTGATAAAACAATATGAGCTAACTAGTCTTCAAATCTAAAGAAAGACTCAAGTATGATATCTGAATAACTGCAGATGTCCTTAAAACTCCATTAGATTGAATAAGTAGAGTCATTTGATAATTTCCGTTCTTTCAAGATATGGTTTTTAACTCTAACTGatgttataagaatgaacaATTAACACATAATCTTAAGAAATACACAGAAAAGGAAAGGTTTTTGCactgtgtatatatatgtttagagAAAGTTTGACATCCAAAAGTTTATCCAAATATACAGACACTAAACTTGTTGAATAGTAGGCCTCAGCTTCTCATAACTTAGAATCAAggacatcataaaaaaatttaagcctTAAGTATAGATAAAGCTGATGACTTGGTTCCGCTAAGTACTTTCTTGTTTCATATCACAAACTTCATTCTTATTCTGCTAAATGATACTTTCTTGGATGTGTTAGTTTGCAAGCAAATATAACCaaataaattagttattataaAAAACAGTTCTGCTATTAATTAATTGACCATGAAACAACTTCTATAGATTTTTGTGTTTCTGAACTATACAGTGAAATTTCTTTTCTAAATCTCCTATTTCTAATATCTAAGTCTACTATTCTACAAAATTTCATGTGCAAGAGAATTTGCACTTTGATACAATTCATGATCTCAAGCAGGATGTGAGATGAACAAACACGTCTTCCTTGCAAGGTATCGTGAGACCACCCATTGGATGATCGAAACCAAACTGTTCTTCAGCTTGAGTTAACAAGTCTTGAAATAAAGGCTGGCTCAAGTATGATATTGGCACGACGAATCTCTTCTTCTGGCTCTCTCCTACATATACTGCGCAATGTCCTTTTGGAACACCTCCGGAATTTGAAAACCTCCTCAAGATTCTAGTACCTTGAATAAGCGGACTCATTTTGATGCCCCTAGTGAGATACTTTGTAACTTCAAATGATGACTTCAAAGAAAGAGAAAGTATTTTTGAGGAATACACAGCAAGTGAAACTTGTGTTCTGCATAAAAAACTTTCTAtgaatgtatatatacaaagtTAGTGATACATTTCATATCCAAATTTAATGGTGAAGAGAATTTTGTGGCCACTGGTGAGGGGACAATGGCAAATGAAACTTCACATGACCTTCCTTGCTCTATTATTATCAAGTATTCAGACAACAAATTTGTTGAAGGACAACATTA includes:
- the LOC107016895 gene encoding verprolin-like, whose product is MNEFASVIFANSNLDSDPDVPPDKVDRAHRAGKARRKGASSSANPVQGGVSKAPAADTAEEAGDEEAAAADDTDPPPQPAAQLSTQARNTVIEGYNRSYSPLCYCEENNYCNEPNNAGSAVEEAIVEEADEAPEEEVDVADDTDPRPPPPPPPAAQLSTQARNTFTAGFAVEEAIVEEVDEAADEEAVAVDDTDPRPPPPPPPAAQLSAQAPNAVTTQLSAQARNTLTAAVEKAIVEEADEAADEEAVAVDDTDPRPPPPPPPAAQLSAQARNTLTAAVEKAIVEEADEAADEEAVAVDDTDPRPPPPPPPAAQLSAQARNTLTAAVEKAIVEEADEAADEEAVAVDDTDPRPPPPPPPAAQLSAQARNTLTAAVEKAIVEEADEAADEEAVAVDDTDPRPPPPPPPAAQLSAQARNTLTAAVEKAIVEEADEAADEEAVAVDDTDPRPPPPPPPAAQLSAQARNTLTAAVEKAIVEEADEAADEEAVAVDDTDPRPPPPPPPAAQLSAQARNTLTAAVEKAIVEEADEAADEEAVAVDDTDPRPPPPPPPAAQLSAQARNTLTAAVEKAIVEEADEAADEEAVAVDDTDPRPPPPPPPAAQLSAQARNTLTAAVEKAIVEEADEAADEEAVAVDDTDPRPPPPPPPAAQLSAQAPNAVTTQLSAQARNTVTAAVEKAIVEEADEAADEEADDDDDDTDPRPPPPPPPAAQLSAQAPNAVTTQLSSQARSAVEEAILEKADEAADEEVDEEAADDDDTDPRPPPPPPPATQLSAQVPNAVTAQLSAQARNTVTAGSAVEEAIVEEADEGADEEDAADDDTDPRPPPPPPPAAQLSAQAPNAVTTQLSAQARNTVTAGSAVEEAIVEEADEGADEEDAADDDTDPRPPPPPPPAAQLSAQAPNAVTAQLSAQARNTVTAGSAVEEAIVEEAADEEAADDDNTDPRPPPPPPAAQLSAQAPNVVTAQLSAQARSAVEEAIVEEADEGADEEVAADDDTDPRPPPPPPPAAQLSAQAPNAVTAQLSAQARNTVTAGFAVEEAIVEEADEAAAEEADDDDNTDPHPPPPPPPAAQLSAQAPNAVTAQLSAQARNTVTAGFAVEEAIVEEADEAAAEEADDDDNTDPHPPPPPLPAAQLSAQAPNAVTAQLSAQARNTVTAGSAVEEAIVEEADEASDEDADDVDNTDPRPPPPPPPAAQLSAQAPNAVTAQLSAQALNTVTAEEAVVEEVVNDFTADDDPRPPPPPPALAQSHGSSAQALAVEGT
- the LOC107017437 gene encoding auxin-responsive protein SAUR68-like, whose amino-acid sequence is MAMLSAKKLIKMARKWRKFAAIQRKRISFPRNGSDADSCSTSSSSIVEKGYFVVYTADQVRFVIPLVYLENEIIRQLFNMSEEEFGLPSGGPITLPCDSSFMHYIILLIKKGITAGDLHKALLLSIPSSCCSTSSLHQESGNQRLLVC